The stretch of DNA TAGTGATGAAATGTacacaaatatatatatataggtaGTATCGTTCATTGTACTCTCTAGTGCTAGTGGAAACGGTCCATCGAGTTTTCTTATCGCAAGCAATAAACTCGGGGAAAAACGTTCAACTTAACGAAGCGgaaaaaaatgaaatgaaacgGAAAACGAACTAGCGACTGAGCAAACGAATCACTACCAACAGAACTtgtcatatgtatatatactttCTCTTTTTACAATTGTTTTTATTCCACAATGGAACACGAAAAAATGTATAAACCGTTACAAAGAACAGAATTTCGTTGACCCATCTATTCGTTATAAACCTCGTTTTCGCGACGAATCGAGAGTATCTATGCTTCTTCGATTATTTATTTGTCGACAACACAAGAAAGAGCGAGAACTGTATCTACAACTTACTCCAGAAATAAACAGGGGAAATGTACGAGAGGTGGACCAGAACATAaacattgcatttttattaatacAGTTTAGAAGGTTCATTGACATGCCTGTTTTGTATAATCAAGCCCCGACGATCGAAACGTAGACGAGTAGACGTACGAGAAACAGGCAATTAGCGTATATTTAGAGAGACAAGTGGAACAAACAAGCAACCCGTGAAACGAATTCTGACTATATATGTAATATTTTTGAGACCGATTTTTCTTGCTCCCATTTCTACACATTTCGTTTATCCTCCCATTCAGATTAATTTCGAAGAACGAAAAGGATACTTCGTCTGAACGAATCTCTTTCACGGGTCAACCCACTTGACGGATAAATATTTGCTTGTACTGGTGTTAACACATACGTAAAACAAAAATTTCATTGCCTTacataaaatcctatataagGTAATACAGCTATTATCGAAGCGACTACCATCGATGACACGCAGGCTTGTCAACATATCGACCGACATGTGTGAACGTCGAGGATTATCGCGTCAACGTCGAATGAGTTGACAGCCGCTTCAATAATACATCTAGATCTTAAAAACAAACGTGTATACATGGTACATGTGAGAGTTCGAGCTTTCCGAGAGTGTGTACGTGTACATCCCTTATAtctatgtatttatatagtttatttatatatgtatataggcGAATCAATCGCACAGAAACGTGGAACCTTTGTCGTGGAAGATCTCACCACCATCTGGGACTACCAGCTTTTCCCCACACCTCAGCCCTCTCTCAAAAGAGATGCACACAATATCAAGAATGCGACAATTCATGGGTAGTATGTACAGAATACAAAAAACGATCGTTAAAAGCGGTGCAAATCTCTTTCTTGGTATAAATTTCAGCGAAGGATTTCGGAAATCCGACACTCATACACTCTCTTTACCAATTGTTCCCCCGGCCTCGACCTCTAAAACCGTTACCCCTAAATTGTCCGCCACGTTTCAGTCCTCTTGGCATAAAGTTGCCAATTGCAGGACCACGGGGTCCTCTATCCATCCAAGGAACTCTGGGTCCACCTCTGAAGCCTCTGCCTCGCGGTGGGCCACCTCTCCAAGGAGGGAATGGAACAGGACCACCGAGACGCGGTCGGAAATTCGACCCCATGGGTCCGTCAAAGTCGTACATGCCAGGATGCGACTCTGCGGAAGCCTGTGGTATTGGGCCGTTCAGACCAGAGTCAGAACCAGTCGGTGTCTGAGGACCATTCGACATGGCCCTTTTTTTACTAGGATTAACATCGTTCTGCTCATCGAAGCCACCGTTCGTCGACGGTCTTTTAAGTTCGTTGCTCGATGCAGGATTCACCAAATCTTCCATTTGTTCCGGTTGTTCGGAGAAGTTAATCTCCTGTCCCGGATTTTCGATTGATTCACTGCTGTCGCAAGTCTTTTCAGAAATCAGGGGCTCCGATTCCACATGCTCTTCGTATTCTGATATGGGTACGTACTGACTGTGTTGAGAGTCTTTGGAGTCCGTTATCACGGGTACAACCGTCACTTGATTCATGTGTTGTTGATCTTCCACATCCGTAGAGGACGGAGGTTCCGGTTCATGATCGAGGTTTGATCCACCTGGATAGATTGACTGCTGCTCGAGATCACGGGAATTCGGAGTACCGTGCAACGATCTACGATCCTGCGATAAAGTGTGAAGATTTTCCTCCTGTTCCACAGGCCCATGTTCTATATTTGTTGGGATATCCTTGTCGTCTGGAAGCCCTATTGGCATACCATCTTCATCAAGAATGACCACAGTGTCAGGTGGTTGTAATAATAAAGGTCGACTATTCGGCAGGATTTCTGGGGACGATCTATGATGCTGATCTTGTGTCCGTGATTTTCGATTGTTTTGGATATTCCTTTGCTTGTTGTGATCGTCAGAGTATCTGTCCCGTCGATTCCTGGGGAATCCTCGACTACCGCGACCCCCTCTATCGTTCCGATGGAACGGCATGTCCCGATGTTGATGTTCCGACAGCTGCGAATACCTGCCACGCATTTGTGATTCGCTAAGGAAGTCTTGATTGGAcctgatattatgattatcacgataTTCAAAATCCTGTTGCGAAAACTCAGATTGAGTTTGATGCATTTGATGAAACTCCTGCTGACCGAAATCTTGTTGATTTTGCAGAAAATTCGGTGGTGGCCTGTTCTGATGAAAGTTCGATTGGGAAGGGAGAAAATCTGCTGATGGGTTATGTCGAAAATCGGACTGGTCTTGATGAAAAGATGGTTGATTGGGGTGAAACTGAGGTGGTGGAGGTGGAGGCGGAGGAGGCCCTGAATGCATCATGTGCACGTCCTGTATCATTTGACCATGAGATCCAGGCATTTGGCCAGTAGGAAGTGGAATCATACGCATATCCATGTCCATATGTTGGGACGTTGCTGACGGATTACCGATCCTCAAGTCTCTGTCTTGCGATCTCACGTCAACCAATACCCTTCCCTTTGGCTTACTGTCAGTCTCGTCGTCCGACATTTCCATATCGACGCTTTCCACGATGTCACCGGGTTGCATGTGTTGCCTGATATCACATCATAAAGCATTATAATTTGAAACGTTATAAACATTGAATCGTATTAAATCATTATATTGCACTGCTATATCTTACCGATAATCTTGATCCCCCGTTGACCACAAATTACTACTATTAGGTAACGTGCTCATAGAGTTGTCATTGATATTATGATTCGCCGGACTTCCTGTTAAGCTGATCAAGTTACGATGATCAACATCTGCAGCTTTCATCAATCGATacggcaactgattttccactgTCATCGGAATTGGTATTACCctgaaaatttatatttagCAATACATGCACGAATctacattttatttttcggtACTAAATAAATAGTCTAAATCTTTCACTCTTCACCTATGATCTACATCTCCCGCAGTACTTAAAAGAGATTCTTGGGGTTGGGGATCATCGTATTCTACTGGATCTTGAAATCCAGCTTTTTCATACATAGGCGGTGATTCTGGTGTCTCCGATAAAATTTCACTTTTTACTCTACCAGGGTTTACCCACGTGGATTCATTGTTAGAATCCCACCTATCTGTATCTCCGTCCATCCATGTTTTCGTTTTTTCGTCGCATTCTCCAGGCCAAGTAGGATTCATACTATTTTTGCCTGAAGATATAGCGAAATCCGCTACATTAGAAAGTATATGTTATTCAAAGGTCAAATTGTCCCGTTTTGTGTATTCCAAAGTAAGCTCACCCTTTTCTTCCCACTTGGCTGCTTCCTTCATAGTTTCACTGGGGGGAGTCCATGTAGGAAATTTGGGTGGTAATTTGTTATAACAGTTTTCATCATCAAGAAAGATGGGTGGAGGTAACGGCGGGGGTGGTAAAGGATTCACAGTGTTATTATTAGTAGGACCATCGAAAGGTACTATATTGCTTTGACTGTTTTGACTCGAATACGGGGAAGGGGTATGCGACTCACTGGACAAGTTTCGAACAGGTAAAGGAGTACTGTGAGTCATTTGACAATTGTTTACACCTATCGGCGTATTCTGATGTCCCATCATTCTTGAGATCACAGGGGTTACAGTATGTTGCCCTAATACAGGCGAATGTCTATAATTGGAACGCTGTGGAGATTCCACTTGTGATTCAGGAATATCCAGTCCAAGACCCGGGATTCCACCAGGGTCTTGCGTTCCGTCAGAAGAAGGAAGAACGGTTTTTAAGAAACTAGAGATATTGAAGTCTGCATTATTACTTTCATTTTTAGAGGGCCTCATGTTGATTACTTCTATAGGCTTAGCCTGAAAAAAGTATGCAAAACTGATTTGATGTTTTAATTAGTAATTACTATATATCTTAATTAAACGTACCTCTAACGAATCATTATATTGTTGTGACAATCCAGTCGGCGTTGACGATCTTTCATTAAATATGTTTCTCTGTAGATCAGAAAGAAATACATTATAACAAcaataaaatttaatgaaattaatatGTTACTCTAAACATTATGTCTTACCATATTGCCAAAATCCATATTTCCTCCCATAAAGGAGGAAAAATTATTCGTAAAATCACCAGAATCATTTCCTTGGCCCAATTCAGGAGCTGGTACAGGTACAGGATCGTAGTCATGTGAATATGAACCATACATAGATGGTGGAGCTACATCTATCATTCCTAATTGATTTTGAGACTGATTTTCATCTCCTGGTAGTTCTATGTCACTATCAGGACTTGGAGATGGAGCATTCACATCTGGTGATGGAATTGGAGAAACCAGTGTTGGTAAAAGTTCATCCAAtttctttttcaaattttttacacgACTACCAAAATTTCTGTATGCCTTTATGTAAAGAAATAAGGTTAGATATTTGTAAATATTGATAATTACAATGGAAACCAACTTCTTTTTTTAATGTACTTACATTAGTAACTATTTTAACTTCCCCTCTTTGAGTTTCATAAAACTGATCAGCTTGTTCTAATAACTCAAGAACTTGTGTCCTTTCCCTAATTTCTGCTTCCAAAGCACGAACATAATTTTCAACATTTCTCACTGCCAGATCAACTTCCTTCTCTGCATCCTCTACTCTTCTTCGATCTTTCAATGAAGCACACAATTCTTCTGCATTTTCTATATCAATATTACTGTCCCTTAAATCTCTTAACCTTGCATCAGTTGCTTGTTCTAATGTAGCACATGATCTCATAGTAGAGATAAGTAGAGCAGCTTGAAACTCTTCTGGTGCTGATGCTGGTTGGGGTTCTAATTTCTTTTTTGGAGCCGCTGAAATTAATCCAGACAAATCCGCAAGGAACTCTTCATCATACACTTGTCTCTGATCCCATATCTTGAAGATCCTCAATATACGGTGCTTCACTTTTTCATCTCTAACCATAGTTGTAGCACGCTGCAGAGTTGTGCCCCATGACTCCACAAACTCaaaattttttctttttgaatATTGGATAACATCATTTGCCAGATAAAAGAGTGTCAGGCGATGCTCCACTTTTactgttatttaaaaaatatgatgCCATCTTATACCAATATGATACAATAACACTTTAACACAAACAACATTTATATGAagcataattaaaaataatcttCCCTAATTTTATGATTATAATCTCTAGTGGTAAAAAACTAATTATAACATTACATCTAACCTTGAAAGTATTAGGCTCAGAATAATAACATAAATCACACATAAAAATGATATAAAATGTTGATACTCAGTAAATATTTACTTATCTTCACTACACAAGTAttattcattactcaacagtCAAAATCCCTTATATCAGCAAAAGAATTAACATAGATGCCACAAATACCAAATATATGAAAACATAAACAACGTGATCCCCAAAATTTATAAACTAGGCCAGCATTACAATCGCTTTCCCATTGAATCAAAGAGATATAAGAACTTACCCTTCTTTAGAACCTGCAGCCATGTAGCCACAATCTTCTTATGATGTTGTCTCCTTTCCAGACACCAAGCTGAGAGACCCTGTATAGACTCCTGCGAATCCTTCAGTGTATGAAGTCTTCGCTCAAAGAGCTCCACATCAAAGTCACTTGCTGCCATTGTGGATTAAAACAATTCGCTTCCTGAACTTTTTACGAACTTAATTCAACGTCACGTTTTAACGTGAACCACCGAGAGGAACACGTGCAACGTTGTTCTGGTACCATAGGTATAACTTCTACCTAGCCAATCAACCTAACCAAGCAGTGTCGCTAACACATCAATCATTGGGGCTATTAAACCTTAAAAACGTTCATCAGGTTCAGATCATTTTCCTCTTTGAGTCACAATGTTGTGGTTCAGTTCGACAAATCGTGTTCCGCACAAAAAACAACAGAAATCTTTGAAAACCACTCGATTCGGAGTTCGTACGATCCACACGCTGAAGACACCGCTTTCGCGTCGGTAATAATACTCCGACAAACTTCCCCGATTCGACAAACGAATCTGTCGTAATGATAATTCCATACACTTCCTTTTATCATGCACACAACATGTCAACTTTCGCCATGTATTTCAAAACTATCGTATTTCTGTGCGACCGATCTTGAAAACAAGAGTCCGCCATCTTTTCGGAACCAAAACACGAGCGCGCAATGGCCGGCGCGATTTTCTACGATATACATATATAGATCGAGACGAAATTCGGAAAGAGCGTTTCCGCAAGATGCTTTGCGTTTCGCTTTCAGGTTTTTCCAGTAATAATTCTGTTAAATAATCCCTTCTTCAGGTAAACATTTATCACCATAATCATCCTCTTGTTAATTACAGTAGCAAATTATTAAGTAGTTCAATTGCAATCGTTCTTTCGCTAATATTGCGTTAGTGCTTTGACGTTTCATCAGTGTAGTAAATTGTTGAATTGTTGTATGCTATCATTACAGTAAACTTATTGCACACTCTAGATCATAAAGATTCGATAATAAGTACTTAAAAATTTATAATGAAATATTTGTTTACAGTTAAGTAGCAAATATTACTTTATTTCATTCAAATTCATTATACCCTGAAGTTAGTCTAATGCTCTCAAAGTCGCATGAAATtactattttgattgcattgatATAGCGTGTTTACAAACGTTATTCAACAATTGCACGTTTACAGAGGGAACCGAATCCGGCTGACACGGCCAGCGACATCTTGGGAAGAACAGTTGCAACTGCTCTAATGCTGATACGCACGATGTGTTTTCCGATTGAGTCTTCGATCGCCTTACGATCATTCACACTTAgcagttgagcattgatgatcgtAAAGTAGCTTTGTCATTGACGGATGTTATTTACTTTTTTTTCATGATTAGATATTTACATCAGAGAGTAAAGTTCATTTGGTTTTACGATATTTATTAATAAGCTACTGCACGTCAGCACATAACTGTAGTGACTTCGTTACGAGTTGCAATTACGGCCGTATTATTTATCACACGAATTTCGCTTTCTCCAAGTTTCACCTCGAAAAGATTTGTTCAAGATGTCACAGAAAATGAAGGTTTACGTTGTTGGTGTCGGCATGACGAAATTTGAGAAACCAGGAAAACGGAATGATTTCGACTACCCACAAATGGCAAAGGAGGCAGTCACGAAAGCTTTGCAAGATGCACATCTTTCTTACGATTCCATAAAAGCTGCTTGTGTTGGATATGTTTATGGAGACTCCACCTGTGGACAACGAGCATTGTATGAAGTCGGTATAACTGGATGCCCCATATATAATGTGAACAATAATTGTTCCACTGGCTCAACTGCTCTGCTCATGGCAAAACAAATTATCGAGGGTGGttctgcggattgtgtattggctgTTGGCTTTGAAAAAATGGAAAGGGGCTCTTTAATGTCTAAATTCATGGATCGTACAAATCCTATGGATAAGCATGTAGAACTGATGGCTGAAATTGCTGGTGAGACTGTGACATTATAACAAATTAATATATGCATATTTGGAAGTGGTGTTTTTAACATTTGTTTATTTACTACATAATTGAAATGTAAATGAATTTTGGTTTCAGGTATGAATGAAAGCCCAATTACTGCCCAATTATTTGGAAATGCTGGATTAGAGCACATGAAGAAATATGGCACAAAACCTGAGCATTTTGCAAAGATTGCTTACAAGAATCATTTACATTCCACGAACAATCCCTACTCTCAATTCCAAGAGAAATATAGTTTGGAGCAAATAATGAATTCTCCTAAAGTATTTGGTCCTCTTACTAAACTTCAATGTTGTCCAACATCTGATGGTTCAGCTGCTGTAATTCTTGCCAATGAAGCGTTTGTGCTTAAGCATAAGCTAGAAGCACAAGCTGTGGAAATTTTGGCAATGGAAATGTCTACAGATTTACCTTCTACTTTTAAAGAGAAGAGTGCTATTAAGCTTATTGGGTGAGAATAAAAAATCAATTTGTTTTACTGAATCTAAGCTTActtagaaaaataaaaataatctatattattgttttgcattttataggtaTGACATGACAAAGAATGCAGCAGAAAAAGTATTCACACAA from Calliopsis andreniformis isolate RMS-2024a chromosome 2, iyCalAndr_principal, whole genome shotgun sequence encodes:
- the LOC143188477 gene encoding uncharacterized protein LOC143188477 isoform X2, which gives rise to MAASDFDVELFERRLHTLKDSQESIQGLSAWCLERRQHHKKIVATWLQVLKKVKVEHRLTLFYLANDVIQYSKRKNFEFVESWGTTLQRATTMVRDEKVKHRILRIFKIWDQRQVYDEEFLADLSGLISAAPKKKLEPQPASAPEEFQAALLISTMRSCATLEQATDARLRDLRDSNIDIENAEELCASLKDRRRVEDAEKEVDLAVRNVENYVRALEAEIRERTQVLELLEQADQFYETQRGEVKIVTNAYRNFGSRVKNLKKKLDELLPTLVSPIPSPDVNAPSPSPDSDIELPGDENQSQNQLGMIDVAPPSMYGSYSHDYDPVPVPAPELGQGNDSGDFTNNFSSFMGGNMDFGNMRNIFNERSSTPTGLSQQYNDSLEAKPIEVINMRPSKNESNNADFNISSFLKTVLPSSDGTQDPGGIPGLGLDIPESQVESPQRSNYRHSPVLGQHTVTPVISRMMGHQNTPIGVNNCQMTHSTPLPVRNLSSESHTPSPYSSQNSQSNIVPFDGPTNNNTVNPLPPPPLPPPIFLDDENCYNKLPPKFPTWTPPSETMKEAAKWEEKGKNSMNPTWPGECDEKTKTWMDGDTDRWDSNNESTWVNPGRVKSEILSETPESPPMYEKAGFQDPVEYDDPQPQESLLSTAGDVDHRVIPIPMTVENQLPYRLMKAADVDHRNLISLTGSPANHNINDNSMSTLPNSSNLWSTGDQDYRQHMQPGDIVESVDMEMSDDETDSKPKGRVLVDVRSQDRDLRIGNPSATSQHMDMDMRMIPLPTGQMPGSHGQMIQDVHMMHSGPPPPPPPPPQFHPNQPSFHQDQSDFRHNPSADFLPSQSNFHQNRPPPNFLQNQQDFGQQEFHQMHQTQSEFSQQDFEYRDNHNIRSNQDFLSESQMRGRYSQLSEHQHRDMPFHRNDRGGRGSRGFPRNRRDRYSDDHNKQRNIQNNRKSRTQDQHHRSSPEILPNSRPLLLQPPDTVVILDEDGMPIGLPDDKDIPTNIEHGPVEQEENLHTLSQDRRSLHGTPNSRDLEQQSIYPGGSNLDHEPEPPSSTDVEDQQHMNQVTVVPVITDSKDSQHSQYVPISEYEEHVESEPLISEKTCDSSESIENPGQEINFSEQPEQMEDLVNPASSNELKRPSTNGGFDEQNDVNPSKKRAMSNGPQTPTGSDSGLNGPIPQASAESHPGMYDFDGPMGSNFRPRLGGPVPFPPWRGGPPRGRGFRGGPRVPWMDRGPRGPAIGNFMPRGLKRGGQFRGNGFRGRGRGNNW
- the LOC143188477 gene encoding uncharacterized protein LOC143188477 isoform X1, producing the protein MAASDFDVELFERRLHTLKDSQESIQGLSAWCLERRQHHKKIVATWLQVLKKVKVEHRLTLFYLANDVIQYSKRKNFEFVESWGTTLQRATTMVRDEKVKHRILRIFKIWDQRQVYDEEFLADLSGLISAAPKKKLEPQPASAPEEFQAALLISTMRSCATLEQATDARLRDLRDSNIDIENAEELCASLKDRRRVEDAEKEVDLAVRNVENYVRALEAEIRERTQVLELLEQADQFYETQRGEVKIVTNAYRNFGSRVKNLKKKLDELLPTLVSPIPSPDVNAPSPSPDSDIELPGDENQSQNQLGMIDVAPPSMYGSYSHDYDPVPVPAPELGQGNDSGDFTNNFSSFMGGNMDFGNMRNIFNERSSTPTGLSQQYNDSLEAKPIEVINMRPSKNESNNADFNISSFLKTVLPSSDGTQDPGGIPGLGLDIPESQVESPQRSNYRHSPVLGQHTVTPVISRMMGHQNTPIGVNNCQMTHSTPLPVRNLSSESHTPSPYSSQNSQSNIVPFDGPTNNNTVNPLPPPPLPPPIFLDDENCYNKLPPKFPTWTPPSETMKEAAKWEEKADFAISSGKNSMNPTWPGECDEKTKTWMDGDTDRWDSNNESTWVNPGRVKSEILSETPESPPMYEKAGFQDPVEYDDPQPQESLLSTAGDVDHRVIPIPMTVENQLPYRLMKAADVDHRNLISLTGSPANHNINDNSMSTLPNSSNLWSTGDQDYRQHMQPGDIVESVDMEMSDDETDSKPKGRVLVDVRSQDRDLRIGNPSATSQHMDMDMRMIPLPTGQMPGSHGQMIQDVHMMHSGPPPPPPPPPQFHPNQPSFHQDQSDFRHNPSADFLPSQSNFHQNRPPPNFLQNQQDFGQQEFHQMHQTQSEFSQQDFEYRDNHNIRSNQDFLSESQMRGRYSQLSEHQHRDMPFHRNDRGGRGSRGFPRNRRDRYSDDHNKQRNIQNNRKSRTQDQHHRSSPEILPNSRPLLLQPPDTVVILDEDGMPIGLPDDKDIPTNIEHGPVEQEENLHTLSQDRRSLHGTPNSRDLEQQSIYPGGSNLDHEPEPPSSTDVEDQQHMNQVTVVPVITDSKDSQHSQYVPISEYEEHVESEPLISEKTCDSSESIENPGQEINFSEQPEQMEDLVNPASSNELKRPSTNGGFDEQNDVNPSKKRAMSNGPQTPTGSDSGLNGPIPQASAESHPGMYDFDGPMGSNFRPRLGGPVPFPPWRGGPPRGRGFRGGPRVPWMDRGPRGPAIGNFMPRGLKRGGQFRGNGFRGRGRGNNW
- the Scpx gene encoding sterol carrier protein X-related thiolase, which translates into the protein MSQKMKVYVVGVGMTKFEKPGKRNDFDYPQMAKEAVTKALQDAHLSYDSIKAACVGYVYGDSTCGQRALYEVGITGCPIYNVNNNCSTGSTALLMAKQIIEGGSADCVLAVGFEKMERGSLMSKFMDRTNPMDKHVELMAEIAGMNESPITAQLFGNAGLEHMKKYGTKPEHFAKIAYKNHLHSTNNPYSQFQEKYSLEQIMNSPKVFGPLTKLQCCPTSDGSAAVILANEAFVLKHKLEAQAVEILAMEMSTDLPSTFKEKSAIKLIGYDMTKNAAEKVFTQTPYKPSDVNVIELHDCFSSNELITYEALGLCSPGQAGKLVDAGDNTYGGKYVVNPSGGLISKGHPLGATGLAQCAELCWQLRGQAGKRQVQNAKLALQHNIGLGGAVVVALYRLGFPTKQAAVKSNVVSGAPDPSQFKANVLFKLLEIAMQEDEEDLIEKVRGVYGFKVTNGPGGAEAYWVVDAKTGKGKVEYYGKTKPDVTIIISDMDITDFISGKLNPQKAFFQGKIKIQGNMGMAMKLIDLQKRAAKKIEALRSKL